The Methylopila sp. M107 genome contains the following window.
TCCTCCGGAACCGCCATATAGGCGCGGCCGGCGCGCCGCGCCAAGAGCAGGTCGCCGCGCGGCGGGCTCAGCCGCCAAAGTCGGCCAGCAGCGCGTCGACTTCGGCCTGCGCGATGGCGTCGGCCTTGCCCTGCGGGCCGTTCAGCAGAAGCTCGCGCGCCCGTCTGTCGCGCGCGCTCTGCGGCTCCGCCGCCATGGCGGGCAGCGTCACGCTCTCGATGGCCTCGGCCACGCGGGTGATGCGCTGCTCGATCTGCGAGACCGTGTCGCTGACGCGGCTGATCAGCTGGCCCGTCACGTCCTGGAACGCGCAGGCCTCGAAGATCGCCATCGACTTGTCGGCGACCAGGGCCTTGTAGGCGGCGGCGTCCGCGGCGTCGGCCTGCAGCATCGCCTCGACCGCCTCCATGA
Protein-coding sequences here:
- a CDS encoding protein phosphatase CheZ; protein product: MSEALKVVEELRRFAGEISAMRAEISQLRRCELTTTRLPAAGRQLGEITAATETAANAIMEAVEAMLQADAADAAAYKALVADKSMAIFEACAFQDVTGQLISRVSDTVSQIEQRITRVAEAIESVTLPAMAAEPQSARDRRARELLLNGPQGKADAIAQAEVDALLADFGG